In Acetomicrobium sp. S15 = DSM 107314, a single genomic region encodes these proteins:
- a CDS encoding branched-chain amino acid ABC transporter permease, whose translation MKRLVWSLFILALLSALPLVVRTQFYLHIFILTFLYASFANSWNLIGGYAGQLSLGHAAFFGIGAYACAIGSVKFGISPFIGLAIGVIIAVLVSGAIGYPCFRLRGPFYTLSTIAFAEVVRLLTLYWRDLTEGAVGILIPFRPGVANLIFSGKVPYYYIGLIMMALSTLLCYHVERSRFGYYLVAVREDEDAAEACGIRSARYKLYAAMISAAIAAICGVFYVQYMLFIDPEGVFNLNVSIQAALMAIIGGAGTWLGPVVGAALLIPLGEFLRGWLGGAARGLHMAFYGIVLIVVVMVIPQGIVVTVRNLLKVKAARNVEEERR comes from the coding sequence ATGAAGAGGCTGGTATGGAGCCTGTTTATTTTGGCCTTGCTTTCTGCATTGCCTCTGGTGGTGAGGACCCAGTTTTATCTCCACATCTTCATATTGACCTTCCTCTACGCCTCCTTTGCCAACTCATGGAACCTCATCGGTGGATATGCGGGGCAGCTGTCATTGGGACACGCTGCGTTTTTCGGGATAGGCGCCTATGCCTGTGCCATAGGGAGCGTAAAGTTCGGCATTTCCCCTTTCATCGGGCTTGCGATAGGCGTAATAATAGCAGTCCTTGTGTCAGGAGCAATAGGTTACCCTTGTTTTAGGCTTAGGGGACCCTTTTACACGCTTTCTACCATTGCCTTTGCCGAGGTGGTTAGGCTTTTGACTCTTTACTGGAGGGATCTGACCGAGGGAGCCGTGGGCATATTGATACCGTTCAGACCCGGCGTTGCCAACCTGATCTTTTCTGGCAAAGTTCCTTACTACTATATAGGTCTGATCATGATGGCTCTCTCGACACTTCTCTGCTATCACGTGGAAAGATCAAGGTTCGGCTATTACTTAGTGGCCGTGAGGGAGGATGAGGATGCGGCGGAAGCGTGCGGCATACGTAGCGCGCGATACAAACTCTACGCCGCGATGATTAGCGCTGCGATTGCAGCCATCTGCGGAGTCTTTTATGTGCAGTATATGCTCTTCATAGATCCTGAAGGGGTGTTCAACCTCAACGTCTCCATCCAAGCTGCCCTTATGGCGATCATCGGCGGAGCCGGGACTTGGCTTGGCCCCGTCGTGGGAGCTGCCCTGCTCATCCCCTTGGGAGAGTTTTTGCGCGGTTGGTTGGGCGGAGCTGCCAGGGGGTTGCACATGGCCTTTTATGGTATCGTCCTCATCGTGGTAGTGATGGTTATACCTCAGGGGATAGTTGTCACCGTAAGGAACTTGCTTAAGGTTAAGGCCGCCCGTAACGTTGAGGAGGAGAGAAGATGA
- a CDS encoding nucleoside hydrolase, with protein MGKEKIILDVDPGSDDAIAIAVAGRHPRIELLAITVAAGNQTLEKTAKNALKVCSHLGITGVPIAAGMSHPLVREPITAANVHGESGLDGVELEEPKLDLDPRHAVDLIVEMLSSLSGDINFVATAPLTNLAVALRKKPGIAKKIKRIVMMGGSYGLGNITPAAEFNIYADPEAAHIVFSSGVPIVMMGLDLTHQAVVTRDVTKRVEDIDNDASRLFVGLMGFYSARYRERFGFDGAPLHDPTTLAWLIDPSIVETKAMHVDVELRGEHTYGRTVCDYWCALGKPPNADVGVRLEVERFWDAICKALSFYS; from the coding sequence ATGGGAAAAGAGAAGATCATCTTAGACGTGGACCCCGGATCCGACGATGCCATAGCCATTGCGGTGGCCGGCAGGCATCCGCGCATAGAGCTTTTGGCTATAACGGTTGCGGCGGGTAACCAGACGTTGGAGAAGACGGCGAAGAACGCCCTCAAGGTTTGTTCACACTTGGGGATAACGGGAGTACCCATAGCGGCGGGCATGTCGCATCCCCTGGTGAGGGAGCCAATAACCGCTGCAAATGTTCACGGCGAATCTGGACTGGATGGGGTGGAGTTGGAAGAGCCCAAACTTGACCTCGACCCGCGACACGCCGTCGATCTCATCGTAGAAATGCTCTCCTCTTTGAGCGGCGATATAAATTTCGTCGCCACCGCTCCGCTGACGAACCTTGCAGTGGCCTTGAGGAAGAAACCAGGCATAGCAAAAAAGATAAAGAGGATCGTCATGATGGGGGGTTCCTATGGCCTCGGCAACATAACGCCGGCCGCGGAGTTCAACATCTACGCCGACCCAGAGGCGGCACACATCGTCTTTTCCTCCGGTGTGCCTATTGTTATGATGGGGCTCGACCTCACTCATCAGGCAGTGGTGACGCGGGATGTGACAAAACGCGTCGAGGACATAGACAACGATGCCTCTCGGCTCTTCGTCGGCCTGATGGGTTTTTACAGCGCCCGATACAGGGAGCGCTTCGGTTTCGACGGAGCACCGCTGCACGACCCGACGACGCTCGCCTGGTTGATAGACCCTTCAATTGTGGAGACAAAAGCTATGCATGTGGATGTGGAACTTAGAGGAGAACACACCTACGGGAGGACGGTTTGCGACTACTGGTGTGCATTGGGCAAGCCACCGAACGCCGACGTAGGAGTGAGACTCGAGGTGGAGCGCTTTTGGGACGCAATCTGCAAGGCGCTGTCTTTCTATTCATAG
- a CDS encoding ABC transporter substrate-binding protein, giving the protein MRIRSVSCLAICAMVLSLGFAVIGSPAEAAETVKIGAVYPLSGNLARLGEESYRGAELARIERNAQGGVWGKQVEYVVADAPDTNAARSEAERLITRSNMKLLLGTYSSSLAYVATEVAERNRVPFFEFGAISDPITERGFKYTFRTCAPASGFGTIAVRVIAELAAPKMGMAPKDIKLAIVYEDSLYGTTCAKYAKAEAEKVGMPVVADEPYSAKTNDLSPVILKLKAANPDAVIHTAYIADAILFSRQAKELNFDVKAYVGQGGGHSMLDWAKAIGDVSGFLNVDFPQFKINKAYTPGLDEFIKLYEDTYKEPPHSGHSLVNYFGAKVMFDAMEKAGSLDADKIREAALSLDVPEGQTCTGWGVKFDPKTGQNVRALPYGLMWTKDQEQVTIYPSEAAVAEIIVPMPTWRERGQ; this is encoded by the coding sequence ATGCGAATTAGATCGGTGTCGTGTTTGGCAATATGCGCGATGGTGCTATCCCTGGGATTTGCCGTGATCGGTTCTCCAGCTGAGGCCGCTGAAACGGTGAAGATCGGCGCTGTTTATCCATTGAGCGGCAACCTGGCGAGGTTAGGCGAAGAAAGCTATAGAGGTGCAGAGCTTGCCAGGATCGAGAGGAACGCCCAAGGAGGCGTGTGGGGGAAACAGGTCGAGTACGTGGTGGCCGACGCGCCGGATACGAACGCTGCCAGGTCCGAGGCGGAACGGTTGATCACAAGATCTAACATGAAGCTCCTCTTGGGCACTTATTCAAGCTCTTTGGCGTATGTAGCTACAGAAGTGGCCGAGCGCAACAGGGTGCCCTTCTTCGAGTTCGGCGCTATATCCGATCCCATTACAGAGCGAGGGTTCAAATATACTTTCAGGACCTGCGCACCTGCCTCCGGCTTTGGGACGATAGCCGTCAGAGTCATAGCAGAACTGGCAGCGCCGAAGATGGGCATGGCACCTAAAGACATCAAGCTCGCCATAGTTTATGAAGATTCCCTTTACGGCACAACCTGCGCCAAGTATGCCAAGGCTGAAGCGGAAAAGGTTGGTATGCCCGTCGTAGCCGATGAGCCGTACAGCGCTAAGACCAACGACCTTTCGCCGGTTATCCTAAAGCTCAAGGCTGCAAACCCAGATGCGGTGATTCATACCGCCTACATCGCCGATGCGATCCTCTTCTCGAGACAGGCTAAGGAGCTCAACTTCGACGTGAAGGCCTACGTGGGGCAGGGTGGAGGCCATTCCATGTTGGATTGGGCTAAGGCCATCGGTGATGTCTCCGGGTTTTTGAACGTGGACTTTCCCCAATTTAAGATCAATAAGGCCTATACGCCGGGTTTGGATGAGTTCATTAAGCTTTACGAAGACACGTACAAAGAGCCTCCTCACTCGGGCCATTCGCTGGTCAACTACTTCGGGGCTAAGGTAATGTTCGACGCTATGGAAAAGGCTGGTAGCCTCGATGCCGATAAAATAAGAGAGGCTGCCCTCTCTCTCGACGTGCCGGAGGGACAGACCTGCACCGGGTGGGGGGTCAAGTTCGACCCGAAGACCGGGCAGAACGTGAGGGCTTTGCCTTACGGCCTAATGTGGACCAAGGATCAAGAACAGGTGACGATTTATCCTTCAGAGGCTGCGGTGGCTGAGATCATCGTCCCCATGCCCACTTGGCGCGAACGGGGACAGTAG
- a CDS encoding LarC family nickel insertion protein yields the protein MERILYLNCLFGISGDMFLGAMIDLLSDDGALDTALKGLQLGNYEIAVSRERRRGITGVRVSVKFDSESHHGRNLGDIVKIIEDSSLSDFVKSEAREAFTRLAEVEGKIHGVPLEFIHFHEVGGIDSIVDVVGAFALSERLEVNRVVSSPVNVGSGFVNCAHGILPVPAPATAELLKDVPVFSFGEPMERTTPTGALLLKMLASAFGPLPLGVLKKVGYGAGERESSLPNVLQAILLEGEAPLQ from the coding sequence TTGGAACGCATTCTTTACCTGAACTGTCTTTTTGGCATAAGCGGAGACATGTTTTTGGGGGCCATGATAGACCTTTTGAGCGACGACGGAGCGCTGGACACGGCCTTGAAGGGATTGCAGCTCGGAAATTACGAGATCGCAGTGAGTCGCGAGAGGAGAAGGGGCATCACGGGGGTGAGAGTTAGCGTAAAATTTGACTCCGAATCTCACCACGGTCGAAACCTCGGCGACATCGTTAAAATAATAGAAGATAGCAGCTTAAGCGATTTTGTGAAAAGCGAAGCTCGGGAAGCTTTCACCCGCCTGGCCGAGGTCGAGGGAAAAATCCATGGTGTTCCTCTTGAGTTCATCCACTTCCACGAGGTTGGAGGCATAGATTCCATAGTTGACGTAGTGGGAGCCTTTGCCTTGTCGGAGCGCCTCGAGGTGAACCGTGTTGTGTCATCTCCCGTCAATGTGGGTTCTGGCTTCGTAAATTGTGCCCATGGAATCTTGCCTGTGCCAGCTCCAGCCACGGCTGAGCTCCTTAAAGATGTGCCGGTGTTTTCCTTTGGCGAGCCTATGGAGCGCACCACCCCTACAGGGGCGCTCCTTTTGAAGATGCTCGCCTCCGCTTTCGGCCCTCTGCCGCTTGGTGTTTTGAAGAAGGTGGGCTACGGGGCTGGAGAGAGGGAGTCTTCCTTGCCCAATGTCCTCCAGGCCATATTGCTCGAGGGAGAGGCCCCACTTCAATGA
- the mptA gene encoding GTP cyclohydrolase MptA: protein MKHERHRAHVFMSADAEGYSVILQALQYLQARASVRRLSSFFELAPRAAKKKGRIGVACEVDVYDGINALSSFLEWIEKRTAHGGHVFPVSAELLAYDGRLLDDISPHATAALIDIAPQLFSGQDFSVPEGVRPVKEIQKVNSAEDVQERCPTVPIALSRVGITDVRRIIRLDVDGEVKLFYANLDLFVQLDSLHSGIHMSRFNDALEEVVEEVTKEPSPDIESLAERLVLQVVRRQNAAYAEVRIRAHFPLRKVTPASAKRVEELYEFIGMASSDADKRVKRVSGVEVEGMTVCPCAQGMMAAYAEELLVKEGYSQEEARRIVEIFPVPSHNQRARGTLLLGSPVPIKAENLVHVVEASMSSEIYELLKRPDEFFVVKKAHENPRFVEDVVREMLRNVIGIFPELPDESFVLARTESSESIHQHNAFAERSGYLGDIRCELGSSGAMMRGLTLEEYLRS from the coding sequence ATGAAACACGAGAGGCATCGCGCCCATGTTTTCATGAGTGCCGACGCCGAAGGATATAGTGTTATCCTACAAGCGCTTCAGTATCTGCAGGCCAGGGCTTCCGTGCGCAGGCTCTCGTCGTTCTTCGAGCTCGCTCCTCGAGCAGCGAAAAAAAAGGGCCGCATAGGCGTTGCCTGCGAAGTCGACGTCTATGACGGCATAAATGCGTTATCTTCATTCTTGGAGTGGATCGAAAAGCGAACAGCGCACGGTGGCCATGTCTTTCCCGTCTCGGCGGAGCTTTTGGCTTACGACGGCCGCCTCTTGGACGATATATCGCCCCATGCGACGGCCGCCTTGATCGACATCGCCCCTCAATTATTTTCAGGCCAGGACTTTTCTGTGCCAGAAGGAGTTCGTCCTGTTAAGGAAATTCAGAAGGTTAACTCGGCTGAGGATGTGCAAGAGAGGTGCCCGACCGTGCCGATCGCCTTGAGCCGCGTGGGTATAACCGACGTGCGACGTATCATTCGCCTTGACGTAGACGGCGAGGTGAAGCTCTTTTACGCAAACCTCGATCTCTTTGTCCAGTTGGACTCCTTGCACTCCGGCATCCATATGTCGCGCTTCAACGATGCGCTCGAGGAAGTGGTGGAAGAGGTCACGAAGGAGCCGTCGCCCGATATAGAGTCCCTCGCCGAGAGGCTCGTCCTCCAGGTGGTGCGGCGGCAAAACGCCGCCTACGCGGAGGTTCGCATAAGAGCGCACTTTCCGCTGCGCAAAGTGACGCCTGCATCTGCCAAGAGGGTGGAGGAGTTGTATGAGTTCATCGGGATGGCCTCGAGCGATGCCGACAAGCGCGTTAAACGCGTCTCCGGCGTAGAGGTGGAGGGTATGACGGTCTGCCCTTGTGCACAAGGGATGATGGCGGCATATGCCGAAGAGCTGCTGGTCAAGGAGGGGTATTCTCAAGAAGAGGCAAGACGGATAGTCGAGATCTTTCCGGTACCGTCCCACAACCAGCGGGCCAGGGGGACACTCCTTCTGGGCTCTCCGGTCCCAATAAAAGCCGAAAATTTAGTTCACGTAGTGGAAGCTTCTATGAGCTCGGAAATTTACGAGTTGCTGAAGCGCCCCGACGAGTTTTTTGTGGTTAAAAAGGCGCATGAAAACCCGAGGTTCGTGGAAGACGTAGTGAGAGAGATGCTTAGAAATGTGATAGGGATATTTCCGGAGCTTCCGGACGAATCCTTCGTCCTGGCGAGGACGGAGAGCTCTGAGAGCATCCACCAGCACAACGCCTTTGCCGAGCGCTCCGGGTATCTGGGCGATATCAGGTGCGAGTTGGGTTCATCCGGTGCAATGATGAGGGGTCTTACCCTCGAAGAATATCTTCGCTCGTGA
- a CDS encoding polysaccharide deacetylase family protein: MVNFKVRSAYILILSLLCSFSSVYSRAEAAPSLIARGDGRAKVVALTFDDGPYPIYTERLLAVLDAYDIKATFFLVGVNAASHPDLVREIARGGHVVGNHSHRHLRMKDLPEEDIRWEWQMCSHTIRAITGNLPRFCRPPGGGYNGTIVSAARKEGLSVVLWTANGADYTGISPKAIERRVLGATGSGGIILLHEGVDNTIEALPVIIETLRSKGYRFVTIDKMVASF, from the coding sequence TTGGTCAACTTTAAGGTTCGCTCTGCATATATACTGATATTGAGTTTGCTTTGTTCGTTTAGCTCCGTTTATTCCCGAGCAGAAGCCGCTCCGTCGCTGATAGCTCGTGGCGACGGTAGGGCCAAGGTCGTAGCCCTCACCTTCGACGACGGCCCTTATCCCATTTATACGGAGCGCCTCCTTGCCGTCCTCGATGCTTATGACATTAAAGCCACGTTCTTTTTGGTGGGTGTGAACGCTGCATCGCATCCGGACTTGGTGCGAGAGATAGCGCGTGGTGGACACGTTGTAGGAAATCACAGCCATCGTCACTTGAGAATGAAGGATCTTCCTGAGGAGGATATCAGGTGGGAATGGCAGATGTGTTCTCACACGATAAGGGCCATCACCGGAAACCTACCTCGCTTTTGCCGCCCGCCGGGCGGAGGGTATAACGGCACGATAGTTTCAGCTGCCCGCAAAGAGGGGCTTTCTGTCGTGCTTTGGACGGCCAACGGCGCTGATTATACAGGTATATCGCCCAAAGCCATCGAAAGGCGCGTTTTGGGCGCCACGGGCTCTGGCGGCATCATCCTACTTCACGAAGGGGTGGACAACACGATCGAAGCCTTGCCCGTGATCATCGAGACGCTCCGCTCCAAGGGTTATCGCTTCGTAACAATTGATAAGATGGTTGCCTCTTTTTAG
- the larB gene encoding nickel pincer cofactor biosynthesis protein LarB — translation MDEKVLRGLAQDLVGGKLSVDDFLVRLKELPYLDMGDVKLDTHRALRKVFPEVVYCPGKSDDQLLRIAEAIAESDGPALFSRATEVQYAIIRRALSEVEYFPVARLVAARLPAEHPYDGVVVASAGSSDVPVAEEAAMVAIAMGCKVKRIYDVGVAGLHRLLAHIEELQSAKVVVAVAGMDGALPSVIGGIVSCPVIAVPTSVGYGASFGGLAALLTMLNACASGISVVNIDNGLGGGYCAALIARQACREKE, via the coding sequence ATGGATGAGAAGGTTTTGAGAGGTTTAGCTCAAGATTTGGTCGGCGGCAAGCTTTCGGTGGACGATTTCCTCGTGCGCTTGAAAGAATTGCCCTATCTCGACATGGGAGATGTGAAACTCGATACGCACAGGGCGCTTCGCAAAGTTTTTCCCGAGGTGGTGTATTGTCCTGGAAAGAGTGATGACCAGCTCTTGCGGATAGCGGAGGCCATAGCCGAGAGTGATGGCCCGGCCCTCTTTTCCCGCGCTACGGAGGTTCAATATGCCATCATAAGGCGCGCTCTGTCCGAGGTGGAATATTTCCCGGTGGCGCGCCTTGTGGCTGCTCGCCTTCCGGCTGAGCATCCTTACGATGGCGTGGTGGTGGCGAGCGCGGGTAGCAGTGATGTGCCCGTAGCGGAGGAAGCTGCCATGGTTGCCATCGCCATGGGTTGTAAGGTAAAGCGCATTTACGATGTCGGTGTGGCTGGGCTCCACAGGCTTCTTGCCCACATCGAGGAGCTTCAGTCGGCCAAGGTCGTCGTGGCGGTGGCTGGCATGGACGGTGCTTTGCCCAGCGTCATCGGCGGCATTGTCTCTTGCCCCGTCATAGCAGTCCCCACCAGCGTCGGATACGGCGCATCGTTCGGCGGTCTTGCCGCGCTTCTGACGATGCTCAATGCCTGCGCCTCTGGCATTTCGGTGGTGAACATCGACAACGGCCTCGGTGGTGGATATTGTGCCGCTCTGATAGCTCGGCAAGCATGTAGAGAGAAGGAGTGA
- a CDS encoding branched-chain amino acid ABC transporter permease, translating into MSYTFIQVLISGVLLGGIYALISIGLTLIFGVIKVINFAHGEFLMLAMYFAYWMWHYWGVDPYASAIVLAALLFLIGAATQRGIIQPLLKSPASMQIFATVGLSITLQNVALFLWKADYRTIQTAYQASKITIGELAIGYPRLVAFAGATAMTIVIFWFLKNTFTGRAIRAIAQDRMAAMLMGINQKKMYMLAFGLGSACVGVAGGLLMPIYYVFPTVGTYFSLTAFVVVVLGGMGDIRGAWIGGIIIGLVEAISGFYVPALKEAVYFAIFILILLFRPSGILGLGRGFEEVAQE; encoded by the coding sequence ATGAGTTATACGTTTATTCAAGTCTTGATCTCCGGTGTACTGCTCGGGGGCATTTATGCCCTCATAAGCATAGGCCTCACCTTAATATTTGGCGTCATAAAAGTAATCAATTTTGCCCATGGCGAGTTCCTGATGCTCGCCATGTATTTTGCCTACTGGATGTGGCATTATTGGGGAGTGGATCCATATGCCTCTGCCATCGTGCTCGCCGCTCTCCTTTTCCTCATAGGAGCAGCCACTCAAAGAGGAATAATCCAGCCGCTGCTGAAGTCGCCCGCATCTATGCAGATATTTGCCACTGTCGGGCTTTCCATAACGTTGCAGAATGTGGCGCTGTTTTTGTGGAAGGCCGACTACAGGACGATTCAAACGGCTTATCAGGCATCAAAAATAACCATTGGCGAGCTCGCTATAGGTTACCCTCGTCTTGTAGCCTTTGCCGGAGCCACGGCCATGACGATCGTCATATTTTGGTTCCTCAAAAACACATTCACCGGCAGGGCCATAAGGGCCATAGCTCAGGATAGGATGGCGGCGATGCTCATGGGGATCAACCAAAAGAAGATGTATATGCTCGCCTTCGGTCTCGGCTCGGCATGCGTCGGAGTGGCCGGCGGACTGCTCATGCCCATATATTACGTCTTTCCCACCGTAGGCACGTATTTTTCGCTCACTGCCTTTGTAGTGGTCGTGTTGGGCGGCATGGGCGATATTAGGGGAGCATGGATAGGAGGCATCATAATAGGCCTTGTGGAGGCTATAAGCGGCTTCTATGTGCCCGCCCTGAAAGAGGCCGTGTATTTTGCCATATTCATTTTGATACTTCTCTTCAGGCCTTCGGGGATCCTTGGGTTGGGGCGCGGTTTTGAGGAGGTCGCTCAGGAATGA
- a CDS encoding thiamine pyrophosphate-binding protein codes for MKGAEILLKILEAYGVEHVFGLPGETTLPWYKEWHKYPQIEHVLTRDERNASFMAEAYAKVAFKPGVCEGPSPGAAHMLPGVAEAFKASVPVIVFTSDVPLNMELRNMLTGCNQTRLFEPVTKAAFTVTNSGEIPFILRRAFRIATTGKPGPVHIRIPSSVFDEEADAKDLYAQGPFASYPGHCPVADPEEVSKALKLLLAAEAPLIICGQGVLYSQAWDEVSRLAERLEIPVGTTMTGKGSISELHPWSIGVVGARGGTSLSNRYVEEADLIFYIGSNTDSAGTDGWKLPNPASGKRFIQLDVSEAEVGNVYPVDVALIGDAKSTLKAMLEMLENTKLTFGRRFTARDIERMKLEREALVKEAESCDDFPFHPLRILKEFKEVMPEDGLIAVDAGVSSIYSTAFYTQKRAGRQFLSGYSMGALGYAIPAAFGAWVGGNGRVVAALTGDGSFAFTVGELETLVRFGANVKIFLYKNDAYGWIRGESVWAEKMEPFAADFSSVDHAAIARAYGLAAFRPVTAAELYSAVREAFAHDGPALVELAVATQDRLVPPVPKWVAEAKMMKAPYIY; via the coding sequence GTGAAAGGTGCCGAGATTTTATTGAAGATACTTGAAGCCTATGGCGTGGAGCACGTCTTCGGTTTGCCGGGAGAGACGACGCTCCCCTGGTATAAAGAGTGGCATAAATACCCGCAGATTGAGCATGTGCTCACGAGGGACGAACGTAACGCCAGCTTTATGGCCGAGGCTTACGCCAAGGTGGCGTTTAAACCCGGCGTGTGTGAAGGGCCGAGCCCCGGCGCTGCCCATATGCTGCCCGGGGTGGCCGAGGCTTTCAAGGCTTCTGTCCCTGTGATAGTCTTTACGTCGGATGTGCCGCTCAATATGGAGCTCAGAAACATGCTCACCGGTTGCAACCAAACTCGCCTTTTTGAGCCGGTCACCAAGGCCGCTTTTACAGTCACAAATAGCGGTGAAATCCCTTTCATACTTCGCAGGGCCTTTCGTATCGCTACGACCGGCAAGCCCGGGCCCGTGCACATCCGGATTCCCTCGAGCGTCTTCGATGAGGAGGCAGACGCGAAAGACCTGTACGCTCAGGGTCCATTTGCAAGTTACCCTGGTCACTGCCCCGTGGCCGACCCGGAAGAAGTTTCTAAGGCTTTAAAGCTCCTTCTCGCGGCTGAAGCCCCCCTTATAATATGCGGTCAGGGCGTTCTTTACTCCCAGGCGTGGGATGAGGTTTCGAGGCTCGCTGAAAGGCTTGAAATACCAGTAGGAACGACGATGACCGGCAAAGGGAGCATCTCCGAACTGCACCCGTGGTCCATCGGAGTCGTGGGGGCGCGCGGCGGGACGAGCCTTTCTAATCGCTATGTGGAAGAGGCGGATCTGATCTTTTATATAGGGTCCAATACCGATTCGGCTGGCACGGATGGGTGGAAGTTGCCCAACCCCGCGTCGGGCAAGCGCTTTATCCAGCTCGATGTAAGCGAAGCCGAGGTGGGAAACGTCTATCCGGTCGACGTGGCCTTGATAGGCGACGCCAAATCTACGCTGAAAGCAATGCTTGAAATGCTTGAAAACACGAAACTGACCTTCGGCAGGCGTTTTACGGCTCGAGACATAGAGCGGATGAAGCTCGAGCGCGAGGCGCTCGTAAAAGAGGCAGAATCGTGTGATGACTTTCCCTTTCACCCGTTGCGGATACTTAAGGAATTTAAGGAAGTTATGCCCGAAGACGGCCTCATCGCCGTAGATGCTGGCGTGAGCAGCATATACAGCACTGCCTTTTACACACAAAAGAGGGCGGGTAGGCAATTCTTGTCCGGGTACTCCATGGGTGCTTTGGGTTATGCCATCCCAGCAGCTTTTGGGGCATGGGTCGGTGGCAATGGGAGGGTCGTTGCGGCATTGACGGGCGACGGCAGCTTCGCCTTTACGGTGGGCGAGCTTGAGACGTTGGTCAGGTTTGGGGCGAACGTGAAGATATTTCTCTACAAAAACGACGCCTATGGATGGATCCGCGGCGAGAGCGTCTGGGCGGAGAAGATGGAACCCTTCGCTGCAGATTTTTCCTCGGTAGACCACGCTGCGATAGCTCGCGCTTATGGTCTTGCTGCCTTCCGGCCGGTTACCGCAGCGGAGCTTTATTCCGCTGTAAGGGAGGCATTCGCCCACGACGGACCGGCCTTGGTGGAGCTCGCAGTTGCGACGCAGGATAGGCTCGTCCCACCGGTGCCTAAGTGGGTCGCCGAAGCGAAGATGATGAAAGCTCCTTATATCTATTAA
- a CDS encoding DUF6917 domain-containing protein yields MTSFYSARRAVLGVIVAVMDHERSDRRLCLLDVPSRILKRGEIHEVILTGEEPGEERVVNHAVYLGFVEVTQGGLVIPGDELLIRHNNIGRLLGFDDTHMPNHLNLVVKAQNIASGAKLGIHLDDPVEFVSI; encoded by the coding sequence GTGACGAGCTTTTACTCGGCCAGGAGGGCAGTCTTGGGCGTGATAGTGGCCGTTATGGACCACGAGAGGAGCGACAGAAGGCTTTGCCTATTGGACGTTCCGTCGAGGATACTTAAGCGCGGCGAAATCCACGAGGTGATCCTCACCGGCGAAGAGCCTGGGGAGGAGAGGGTCGTAAATCATGCGGTATACTTGGGCTTCGTAGAAGTGACGCAGGGCGGACTCGTAATACCCGGGGATGAGCTTCTTATCAGGCATAACAACATAGGGAGACTTTTGGGCTTTGACGATACCCACATGCCCAATCACCTCAATCTGGTGGTCAAAGCCCAGAACATCGCAAGCGGGGCGAAACTCGGAATCCACCTCGACGATCCCGTCGAATTTGTCTCTATTTAA
- a CDS encoding DUF1847 domain-containing protein translates to MKCHECADKPCRNGNPCVAKDSRSLYEGEEQTLQVAAEVEALFYGEICRLEEIMEYARRMEYRKLGLAFCVGLSDEAKVVGDILSKEFELHSVCCKVGGLGKEEMGHPLRVWLGPTSCNPAEQARVLDEEGCELTIVLGLCVGHDSLFYRHIKAPVTTLAVKDRKLGHNPMAAVYCQYIRKRLGGRPKEREF, encoded by the coding sequence ATGAAATGTCACGAATGTGCGGATAAACCTTGCAGGAACGGCAACCCTTGTGTCGCCAAAGATAGCCGTTCCTTGTACGAGGGAGAGGAACAAACGCTTCAAGTGGCGGCGGAAGTGGAGGCGTTGTTTTACGGCGAAATCTGCAGACTCGAGGAGATAATGGAGTACGCCCGCCGTATGGAGTACAGAAAGCTGGGGCTTGCTTTTTGCGTTGGGCTTTCTGATGAAGCTAAGGTTGTGGGGGATATATTGTCTAAGGAATTTGAACTGCATTCGGTCTGTTGTAAGGTCGGCGGTTTGGGCAAGGAGGAGATGGGGCACCCGTTGCGAGTCTGGCTTGGCCCGACGTCGTGCAACCCGGCCGAGCAGGCTCGCGTTTTAGATGAAGAGGGGTGTGAGTTGACTATCGTTTTGGGGCTGTGTGTGGGGCACGACTCGCTCTTTTACCGCCACATAAAGGCTCCCGTTACGACGCTTGCCGTAAAGGACAGAAAATTGGGCCATAACCCCATGGCAGCCGTATATTGCCAATATATAAGGAAACGGCTCGGAGGAAGGCCTAAGGAAAGGGAATTTTGA